TGCGCCGGCCCGACCTGTTGAAGAGCCTGGTGCTGCAATGGCAGCGGCATCCGTCGCTGTCCTATATGTTTTCCGGCCTGTTCATCGGTCCGACCAGCCAGGCGCCGCGCTTCGACGAGGCGCGGCACGATTCACTTTACGAGCTGGAGATCGCGCTGGCGCAGGTGCCTCATCCGGACAAGGGCAATGCACCGTTGCCATGGCTGGTCGACCGGCTATTCCGCAACCTCCTGACCGACGTGACCGGCAATACGCACCGTTCGGAAATCTGCATCGACAAATTGTTCTCGCCGGACGGCCCGACCGGCCGGCTGGGACTGGTCGAATTCCGCGGTTTCGAGATGCCGCCCAATGCGCGCATGAGCCTCGCCCAGCAGTTGCTGGTCCGTGCGATCATCGCCCGCGCCTGGAAGAACCCGCTCGACGGACGCTTCGTGCGCTGGGGCACGTCGCTGCACGACCGCTTCATGCTGCCGCATTACGTCTGGGCGGATTTTCTCGACGTGTTGGAGGATCTGAAGCTCAACGGCTTCGACTTCCGCCCCGAATGGTTCGCGGCCCAGCTCGAGTTCCGCTTCCCCTTCTGCGGCGAGGTTCAGCATGCCGGCGTGAAGCTGGAGCTCAGGCAGGCGCTGGAGCCCTGGCATGTGATGGGCGAGCAGGGTGCGATCGGCGGCACGGTACGCTTCGTCGATTCCTCGGTCGAGCGGCTGCAGGTGCGGACGGAAGGCCTCAATCCGGAGCGTCACGCCATCGTCTGCAACGGCCGCATCGTGCCGATGAAGGTTACCGACACCAGAGAGGTCGCGGTGGCCGGCGTGCGCTTCAAGGCCTGGCAGCCGGCCTCCGGCCTGCATCCAGCCCTGCCGGTCAACACGCCGCTGGTCTTCGACATCTACGACCGCTGGTCGGGCCGCTCGGTCGGCGGCTGCGTCTACCATGTCGCGCATCCGGGCGGCCGCAACTACGACACCTTCCCGGTCAACGGCAACGAGGCCGAGGCCCGGCGACTTGCCCGCTTCGAGCCACGCGGCCATACGCCGGGCGGCTATGTGCTGCGCGACGAAGAAGCCTCTGAAGAATTCCCGATGACCCTTGACCTAAGGCGGCCGGCGAGACTCTGATCGACCATGGCCAAGGGGAATCAGAAACGGGCGGGCGGCAGGCCGCGGGCGCAGAGCCTGCTGGAACGCTACCGGCCGATCGAAGGCGTCGTCGACGAGATGGTCGACGCGTCGGGCAGCCCGCGTCCGGCCTGGCGCTCCTTCATCGACGCACTCGACGTTTTGGGGGCGGAGCGGCTTGGGCAGCGTTTTGCCCGGGCCGACCAGTATCTGCGCGATGCAGGCGTCTATTACCGCGTCTATGACAAGGCAGGCGCCAATGAGCGGGAATGGCCGCTCGCCTATGTTCCGCTGCTGATCGACGAGCAGGAATGGGCCGAGATCAGCGCCGGACTGGTCCAGCGCGCCGACCTGTTCGAGGCGATCCTGGCCGACATATATGGGCCGAACCGGCTGATCGAGAAGGGCATCCTGCCGGCCGGGCTGATCGCGGCGAGCCCGGAATATCTGCGCCCCATCGCCAGCGTGAGGCCGGCCAGCGGGCATTTCCTGCACATGGTCGCCTTCGAGCTCGGCCGTGGCCCGGACGGCCGCTGGTGGGTGCTGGGCGACCGCACCCAGGCGCCGTCGGGCGCCGGTTTCGCGCTGGAGAACCGTGTCGCCACGACGCGGGCGCTGTCGGACATCTATGGCGAGATGCATGTGCACCGCCTTGCCGGCTTCTTCCGCCGCTTCCGCGACGCGCTGAACGGTATGGCCAAGGATTCCAGCGGTCGTGTCGCCATCCTGACGCCGGGGCCGCTCAACGAAACCTATTACGAGCATGCCTATATCGCCCGCTATCTCGGCATCATGCTGCTCGAGGGCGAGGACCTGACCGTCTCCGGCGGCAGGCTGATGGTGCGCACCGTTTCCGGCCTGATGCCGATCGGCGTCTTGTGGCGGCGGCTCGATGCGGCCTTTGCCGACCCGCTGGAACTCAAGCCGGACTCGCAGATCGGCACGCCGGGGCTGGTCGAGGCGATCCGGCGCGGCACGGTGTCGGCCGTCAATGCGCTGGGCTCAGGCCTGATGGAGACGCGGGCGCTGCTGTCCTTCCTGCCCAGGATCGCGCGGGAACTGCAGGCTGACGACCTCAAGCTGCCGAACATCGCCACCTGGTGGTGCGGGCAGGAGAGCGAGCGCGCCCATGTGCTTGCCAATATCGACCGCATGGTGGTCGGCCCGGCGCTGTCGACCCGGCTCGCCTTCGAGGACGACGGCGCGACCCGGCTCGGATCATCCCTGTCGGCCGGCGAGCGGGCCGAGCTCGTCGCGCGGATCGAAGCGGATGGCGCCGGTTTCGTCGGCCAGGAAGCGGTGACGCTGTCGACCACACCGGTGTTTGTCGGCGGTTTGCTGGAACCACGACCCGCCAGCCTGCGCGTCTATCTGGCGCGCACGCCGGAAGGCTGGACCGTGATGCCCGGTGGCTTCGCCCGCGTCGGCTTCTCGCTCGACCCGACGGCGATCGCCATGCAGCGCGGCGGCCAGGCCGCGGATGTCTGGGTGGTCAGCGACAGGCCGGTCGAGCGCGAGACGCTGCTGCCGCAGGAACATGAGAGCTTCACCCGCAGCATGCCGGGCAGCCTCCCCAGCCGCGCGGCGGAGAACCTGACCTGGCTAGGACGCTATATCGAGCGCTCGGAAGACACGTTGCGCGTGTTGCGCGCCTATCACGTGCGGCTTGCCGAGACGTCCGATCCGGACATGCCGCTGCTGGCCGATATCAGGGACTATCTCGAGCCGTACGGCATCGACGTCGGAACGGCGATACCGCCGGGGTTGATCGGGACCTTGGACAGCGCGGTCTACAGTGCTGGCCAGATTCGTGACCGCTTCTCGCCCGATGGCTGGCTGGCGCTTAAGGATCTGTCGAAGACTGTTCACAAGTTCGCGGAGACGGTAGCGCCCGGAGACGACGCGACGCGGGCGATGACGGTCATGCTGCGCAAGCTCGCCGGCTTTTCCGGCCTGCTGCATGAGAACATGTACCGCTTCACAGGCTGGCGTTTCCTGGAGATCGGCCGCAGGCTGGAACGGGGTATCCAGATCGCCCGCACGCTCAGCCGGCTGACCAGGAAAGGGGCGCCGGAGGGCGCGCTCGACATGATGCTGGAGATCGGCGACAGCGTCATGACCCATCGCCGGCAATATCCGGTGCAGGCCGGGCGGCGCACGGTCATCGACCTGCTGGCGCTCGACCCGCTCAATCCGCGCTCGGTCCTTTTCCAACTCGAGCGGCTGAAAACCGAGATCGGCATGCTGCCTTCGGTCGGCGGCGAGGGGCATATGTCGACGGCCGCGAAGGAAATCCTGCAGCTCAACACTGCAATCGCAGTGAGGGAACCATCGGACATGACGGCGGATGTGCTTGATGATCTCGCGACCGAGATCGGCAATCTCTATAACAGCCTAGCCAAAGCCTATTTTGGTTAGCATGCTGTACGATATCAGGCTTCACCTCAGCTACGACTATGACGCCGCGGCCGGTGGCAGCCGGCATCAGGTGCGGGTGCTGCCGCCTACGATCGCGGGCGTGCAGCGCGTCGTGGTCGCCTCGCTGTCTTTCGTGCCAAACCCATCCGAGCGCACGGATTTTTTCGATTTCTTCGGCAACAACGTCACCGCGATAGCCTTTCGCGATGTCCATGACGGCCTCGACATCAAGATGAGCGCGCGTGTGTCGGTGTCGCGTCCGGAACCCGGCCTTGACGTCTCGCCGGATCTGCAGCAGCTCAAAGAGGAACTCGGCTCGGTCCGCTCCCTGTCGCCATCCGCGCCGCATCATTTCCTCGCCGCCAGCGATCATGTCGGCGTCGATGCCGCGATCACGGCCTATGCGCGGGAAAGCCTGGCCGGCTCAACGGTGGCTACGGCGGCCGATCTGTGCAATCGCATCCATCGCGATTTCACCTATGACGGCAAGGCGACGACGGTGCAGACGCGGGCGGGCGACGCCTTCGCGCTGAAGCGCGGCGTGTGCCAGGATTTTTCGCATATCATGATCGCCGGCTTGCGCGGGCTGGGCATCCCCGCCGGCTATGTCAGCGGCTTCCTGCGCACGATCCCGCCCAAGGGAAAGCCGAGGCTCGAGGGCGCCGATGCCATGCATGCCTGGGTCAAGGTTTGGTGCGGCCGCGATGCCGGCTGGCAGGAATTCGACCCGACCAACGGCATGCGGGCGAGCAACGACCATATCACCGTCGGCTATGGCCGCGACTATTCCGATGTGGCGCCGATCGTCGGCGTGCTGAAGACGACAGGCGGCCAGGTCGGCGAGCAGGCGGTCGACGTCATTCCGGTTGCCATGGAAAAGGTGTGACGGCAATCCCGATTGCCCTATAGTCGCTTCTCAACTGCGCCTGCCGTCGGTATCCTGGGTATGGGATTGACGGGGGGCGCGCCTGCGTGGGTGTGGTGTGCGGCGACAGGGTTTGGAAGAGGTCAGCGTCATCATTGCGGCGCACAATGCCGCTCAGACAATTGCTCGGACGCTCGCTTCGCTGGTCTCGGAAAAGGAGGTCATCGGTGAAGTGCTGGTGGTCGACGATTGTTCCTCCGACGCCACCGCTGCCGTCGCCACGGAGACGGCGTTGCGGTTTGCCTTGCCGATGCGCGTCATCAAATCGAGCTGCCGCGACGCCGGGGGCTCCAGGAATCTGGCTCTGGAGCAGGCCCGTTGTCCCTGGGTCTACATGATCGACGCCGACGACCTCATCTGGAAGGCGGCCTGCGTACATTGCTGGCCACGGCCACCAAGGCCCAACCCACGGCCGACATGGCGGTCGGCGCCTTCCGTCGGCGGGCCGACGGCGAGGAGCGGTCGACCAAGATGCCGGGCGTCTACACAGCCAGCGGGCTTGCCAATGCCTGCGCCTATCTCGATGGGCGGATACGGTCGATTGCAGTCGGCAGCGCGCTGGTGTCGCGGCGGGTCATTGGCGAAACGAGATTCCCGGTTGGGCTTGCCTATGACGAGGACACGCTGTTTTGGGCGCGCGTCATCGCCAAGGCATCGGTTGCCGTCGTGAGACAACCGATCTTCACCTATTTCGTGTCTGCGGAGCGCTCCGACGATCGTTTCACGGTCAGATCTGCCGGGCGCTTTTTGGAATGGCGCCTGGCGCTGCGCCGGCTCCGGTCCTGCGGCATCGCGGAGCGGTCGCTGAAGGTCAGGGAAGGCCTCGTTGCCTTGAAGATCGCGCGCGTTCATTACGCGCGCGGCGATTTTCGACAAGGCGGCAAGATTCCTCAACGTGGCCGAGGCCGCGCCACGGGCGGGCGCGAACGCCTGGCGTTGCATGCGCTATCGATTGAAGGTCACTCTACGGCGCCGGTTCTCGGCTTCGGCCGCCCAACCGCAACGCGCCTGATGGCGTCGAGGCCGGACCTCACGACTATCTGGCAGCCGGCAATGGATCCTCAAGCCCATGCCGGCCGGTAATAGCTCCCACCCATGTTGGTGATGGAAGGCTGTTGGATAGCGGACGTATCGGTCAGCCGGCAGGGCTGACGCCTTCTGGAACAAGTCACCGGCGCGCGGCTTTATCTACGGGTCATTTCGCGGAGCCGGCATGGTACAGCATTTACAAGCGTCATCGGACCGTTCGGCGCGGGCCGAGGAAACCCAGAGAAGCGGCGCCAGCAGCTTGGCCGGGAGCACGTCGCTCAACTATGTAACCGATGCCGATCCCGGCATCCGCAGATTGAGGAAAGGCGCGGGATTCTCCTATCTAGGACCCGATGGCAGAGCCGTCGACGAAACGACGCTTGCCCGCATCAAGGCGATCGTCATTCCGCCGGCCTGGACGGATGTGTGGATCTCGCCCGATCCGGACGGCCATATCCAGGCGACGGGCAGGGATCAGCGCGGTCGCAAGCAGTACCGTTACCATTCGCAATGGACCGAGGAACGCGACGGCGTCAAATATTCCAGCCTCGTCGCCTTCGCGGAAAGCCTGCCCGCCCTGAGGCGCCAGATCGATGCCGATCTGCGCCGGCGGGGACTGCCCCTGGAGCGGGTCGTCGCCTCGGTGGTCTGGCTGCTCGACAACACCATGATCCGCATCGGCAACGCGGCCTATGCGCGGGACAATAAGAGCTTCGGGCTGACCACGCTGCGCGACCGCCATGTCGAGATCAACGGCTCCAGCCTGCGCTTCGCCTTCAAGGGCAAGTCGGGCAAGGAATGGAAGCTGAAGCTGGTCGATCGCCGCATCGCCAAGGTCGTGCGCGGCGCCCAGGATCTGCCTGGGCAGAAGCTGTTCCAGTATCTGGGTGAGGATGGCGACCTGCGGCCGGTGCGCTCGGAGGACGTCAACCGGTACATCCGCGAGGCTTCCGGCGCCGAATTCAGCTCAAAGCATTTTCGCACCTGGGGCGGCACCATCCATGCTGCGTCGCTGTTTGCCGGGACCGAGCTGCCGGAAAGCAAGACGCAACAAAACCGGGTGATCAACAGCGTCGTCGACAAGGTCGCCGAGCGATTGGGCAATACTCGTGCCGTCTGCCGCAAATGCTACATCCATCCGCTGGTGTTCGAGGCATGGACCGAGGGACGCCTGCTTGACGAGATGGCCGAAGCCAACAAGCGCAAGCGCCTGATACAAGGCCTCGACGAGGAAGAAACGCTGGTGCTCAGATGGCTGCAGGCGCATGGCGCCTGACGGTCAGGCGCGAGGGACAGCCAAGTCCGTGATTACCAGCCGAATTTTTTATCGACCTTGTGTCGGGAAGGGTCCTAGTGTCGCGTCCTTTGATACGGAAAGGACCTGCCATGCTATACGCCATCCTCTGCTACGCCTCCGAAGACGTCGTCTGCTCCTGGAGCAAGGAACAGGACGACGAGGTCATGGCGAAGATCCTCGACGTGCAGGACAAATACGCCAAGGCCGGCCGGCTCGGGCCCGTGGCGCGCCTTTTGCCGACAACGGCCGCGACGACGCTCAGAAAGGTCAAGGGCGAGGCGGTCGTGCTTGATGGCCCGTTTGCCGAGACCAAGGAACAGTTCCTTGGCTTTTACACGCTTGAATGCCGCGACCTCGACGAGGCGGTCGAATTCGCGCGCGAGCTTTCCGAGGTCAATCCGAGCGGAGGCTCCTACGAGATCCGGCCGGTTTCGGTCTTCAATCCGACAAAGGTCGCGGTATGACGGACCTTGCCTGGATAAGCACGGCGATCAGCAACGCCCGTCCGCAGGCGATGGGCGCGCTGCTGCGCTACTTCCGCGATCTCGACGCCGCGGAAGAGGCTTTCCAGGACGCCTGCCTGAGGGCGCTCAAGAACTGGCCGAAGAACGGGCCGCCGCGCGATCCCGCCGCCTGGCTGATCTTCGTCGGCCGCAACAGCGGCATCGACGCGGTGCGCAAGCGCGCCAAGCAGGCGCCGATGCCGGAAGAGGACCAGATCACCGATTTGGAGGACGCCGAGGGCGACATGGCCGAGCGGCTGGACGGCGCGCATTACCGCGACGACATCCTGCGGCTTCTGTTCATCTGCTGCCATCCGGATCTGCCGGCGACGCAGCAGATCGCGGTGGCGCTGCGCATCGTCTCCGGCCTCACGGTCAAGCAGATCGCGCGCGCCTTCCTGGTCGGCGAGAGCGCCATGGAACAGCGCATCACCCGCGCCAAGGCGCGCATCGCGGACGCCGGCGTGCCGTTCGAGACGCCGGGGGCCGTCGAACGCTCGGAACGGCTCGCCGCAGTCGCGGCGATGGTCTATCTGATCTTCAACGAAGGCTATTCGAGCAATGGCGGCGAGGCGCCGGCCCGCGCGCCGCTCTGCGAAGAGGCGATCCGGCTTGCGCGCCTGCTGCTCAGGCTGTTCCAGGCCGAACCGGAGATCATGGGGCTGACCGCGCTGCTTTTGCTGCAGCACGCAAGGGCGCCGGCGCGGTTCGATGAGCATGGCGAGATCGTCCTGCTCGAGGATCAGGACCGCTCGCTGTGGAGCCGCAAGATGATCGACGAGGGCCTGGCGCTGGTCGACAAGGCGCTGCGCCATCGCAAGCCCGGCCCCTACCAAGTGCAAGCGGCGATCGCGGCGCTGCATGCGCGGGCGGCGACGGCCGAGGATACCGACTGGACCGAGATCGACCTGCTCTACGGCCTGCTGGAGCAGATGCAGCCGTCGCCGGTGGTGACGCTGAACCGCGCCGTCGCGGTCAGCAAGGTACGCGGCCCGGAAGCCGCGCTTGCCATGATCGAGCCACTGGAAGACCGGTTGTCGGGCTATTTCCACTTCTTCGGGCTGCGGGGCGGGCTGCTGATGCAGCTTGACCGCAACGAAGAGGCGCGCATCGCCTTCGATCGCGCCATCGCCTTGGCCAACACGGCGGCAGAGGCGGCGCATATCCGCATGCATATCGACCGGCTGATCAAGGAAAGCAGCGAGCGGACTCCCGCCAAAAAAGCGCATTGATCCTCCGGCTTCACCCTCTGGCCCAATCTCGCGATCGGGCCTTGGACCATGCCGGGGTGGCGGTTTTTCACCGAAACGAGTAATGCCACGCCATCAAAGCGCCCGGGCGTTCCTATCGGCACGTCAAGGACATGGCGCATGGCTCCATTCCCACCCTTCGAGGTGGAACCTGAAAGGGACAAAAATGACATTGGCGAAGGAAACGGCTTCACTTCTTGAGAAACTCGGCGTCACCAAGGACGCGCTTTCCGGCGGCGACCTCGTCGTGCGCAGCCCGGTGACGGGCGAGCAGATCGCGGCGCTGAAGCAGATTTCGGCGGCGGACGCCGGCAAGGCCATCGATGCCGCGCACAAGGCTTTCCAGGCCTGGCGGCTGGTGCCGGGTCCGAAGCGCGGCGAACTGGTGCGCCTGCTTGGCGAAGAACTGCGCGCGCACAAGGACGAGCTCGGCCGGCTGGTGTCGATCGAGGTCGGCAAGATCCCATCCGAGGGTCTCGGCGAAGTCCAGGAAATGATCGACATCTGCGATTTCGCCGTCGGTCTTTCCCGCCAGCTCTATGGCCTCACCATCGCCACCGAACGCCCCGGACATCGCATGATGGAGACCTGGCATCCGCTGGGTGTGGTCGGCGTGATCTCGGCCTTCAATTTCCCGGTCGCGGTGTGGTCGTGGAATGCAGCGCTCGCCTTCGTCTGCGGCGATGCGGTGGCGTGGAAGCCGTCGGAAAAGACGCCGCTCACCGCGCTTGCCTGCGAGGCGATCTTCAAGCGCGCCGCAAAGCGTTTCGGGGCCGATGCGCCGGCAGGCCTGCTGCAGGTGCTGATCGGCGACCGCGTCGCCGGCGAGGTGCTGGTCGACCATCCGAAGGTGCCGTTGGTTTCGGCCACCGGCTCGACCCGCATGGGCCGCGAGGTCGGTCCTCGGCTCGCCAAGCGCTTTGCCCGCGCGGTGCTCGAGCTTGGCGGCAACAATGCAGGCATCGTGACGCCCACCGCCGATCTCGACATGGCGCTGCGCGCGATCGCCTTCGGCGCCATGGGCACCGCTGGCCAGCGCTGCACGACACTGAGACGCCTGTTCGTGCATGACAGCGTCTATGACGCGCTGCTGCCGCGGCTGAAGAAGGCCTATCAGAGCGTCTCGGTCGGCAATCCGCTGGAAGGCAAGGCGCTGGTCGGTCCGCTGATCGACAAAGCGGCCTTCGACAACATGCAGAAGGCGCTCAAGGAGGCCGAGGCGCATGGCGGCAAGGTGACGGGCGGCGCGCGCGTCGAAAACGGTCATCCGGACGCCTATTACGTGCATCCGGCGCTGGTCGAGATGCCCAGCCAAGTCTCGCCGGTGACGGAAGAGACCTTCGCCCCGATCCTCTACGTGATGAAATATTCCGATTTCGACGAAGCGCTCGAATTGCACAATGCCGTGGGCGCCGGCCTGTCGTCGTCGATCTTCACCCGCGACCTGCAGGAATCGGAGCGCTTCCTCGGCGTCGACGGCTCGGACTGCGGCATCGCCAACGTCAATATCGGCACCTCGGGCGCCGAGATCGGCGGGGCTTTCGGCGGCGAGAAGGAGACCGGCGGCGGCCGCGAGAGCGGCTCGGACGCCTGGAAGGCCTATATGCGTCGCGCCACCAACACGGTGAATTTTTCCAAGGCGCTGCCGCTCGCGCAGGGCGTCTCGTTCGACATCGATTGAAGGCGCGGTCCTTAGCGGCTCAGCGGTTCACCGTTTTACGAAAACGGCGAACCGCTCCACTGCTCGTATCAGCTCGCACCTTTCGCTTAAAGCATGTCTCCCGAAAGTGGGAACCGGTTTCGGGATAAAGACATGCGTAAAACCAAAAGGCCTAAAGCGCATGGAGCGAATCCAAAGGATCGCGACGCGCTTTAAGCGGTCAGTCCACGCAAGTAGAAGGCGTGCACGCTGCCGTGACGCCAGACAGTCTCTGACGCTTGCGCAGTGTCGGCTTCTCATAGGTTTTTTTCATGTAATCCCCCATTGCCCAATATGCACAGCATGACGACGTCTCCACGCCCGTAGCGTCAAGATGGTTGTCTCCCGCGCGGAAACGCCGCCCCTCAGAACGCCTGTCCCGTCGCCGGGTCGAACAGGCGCAGCGCGTCCGGGTCGAACACAAAAGCGCATGGCTGACCTTTGGCAAGGCGAGCTTGCGGCGGCAGGGTTGCCGTCAATTTCTGCGACCCGACCCCGGCGGTGGTGACTTGCTCAGGCCCGGTCAGTTCGACGACCTCGATCTCGACCGGAAGCGACAAGTCGGCGCTGCTGCCTGGCCCGAGGCCGAGCGCTTCGGGCCTGATGCCGACGACAACCGAAGCACCGTTGCGGACCGCTCCCGCATAGCGTGCCGGCAGCGCCAGCCGCGCATCCGTGCCGACGATGACGAGCTTGCCGTCCTCGAGCGTCGCTTCCAGCATGTTCATCGCCGGCGCGCCGACGAAGCCGGCGACATAGACCGTCGCCGGCTCGTTGTAGATTTCTTCCGGGGGGCCCAGCTGTTCGATGCGGCCGTCGCGCATGACCGCAATCCGCGTCGCCAGCGTCATCGCCTCGATCTGGTCATGGGTGACGTACACGACGGTGGTCTTGAGCATCTCATGCAGACGCTTCAGCTCGGTGCGCATTTCCAGGCGCAGCTTGGCGTCCAGATTGGAGAGCGGCTCGTCGAACAGGAAGACCTGCGGCTTGCGCACCAGCGCCCTGCCGATGGCGACGCGCTGGCGCTGCCCGCCGGACAACTGGCCGGGCTTGCGGTCGAGCAGGGTCTCGATCTGCAGGAGCTTCGCGGTTTCGCGCACCGCCTTGTCGCGCTCGGTGGCGGGAACCTTGCGCATCTCCAGGCCGAAGCCGATGTTGCGGCTCACCGTCAGGTTCGGATAGAGCGCGTAGGACTGGAAGACCATGGCGATGTCGCGGTTCTTCGGATGCACGCCAAGCACTGAACGGCCGCCGATCAGCACGTCGCCGCTGGTTGCTTCGGCAAGACCGGCGATGATGTTGAGCAAAGTGGACTTGCCGCAGCCGGACGACCCGAGCAACACCAAGAACTCGCCGTTTTCGAGCGCGATGTCGATGCCTTTCAGCGTCTCGACGCTGCCGTAACTCTTGCGGACGTCGCTGATCTCAAGCGCGCTCATGGACGGCATCCTCGAATTGGGTCGGCCCGCCATAGTCGCGGGGCAAGGTTGAGATGGCGCGCGAAGCCACCCGGATGGCGGCGGACAGGCACTTTTCAAGGGAGCGTCCCTGTGCCAGGGCGGCCAGGAAGGCGGCGTTGAAGACGTCGCCGGCGCCGATCGTGTCGACGACAGCGACGCGCGGTGCCGGCACTTCGATGACCTCGCCGTCGGGGCCGATGGCGATCGCGCCGTCCGGTCCGCGTTTGACCACGACGGTCGCCCCTGCCTTCATGCCGTCGCGGATCTTGCGGGCCGCTTCCGCCGGGTTTGCCAGGCCGGCCAATGTCGTCGTCTCGACCTCGTTGAAGAGCGCCAGTTCGCAGCGCGACAGCCAGCCGCGCGCCGCCGCGCAATTCGCCTCGGTCCAGCCGTCGATCGGCCATCCCGTGTCGAGCGCGACGGCGATGCGGTTCGCTTCGGCCCAGTCGAAGAGCGCGCCATAGTCGCGCGTAAGATCGTCGGTGAGAAAGGAACCGCTGAGCAGCGCATAGCCGCCGGCGAGGCGGTTGCCGTCGAGCACCGAAAGCACATCGTCCAGGCTGAAACGGGGCAGGTGGCCGCGCGTGGTGAAGAAGGTGCGCTCGCCATCAGGATGGGTCATGCCGACCGACAATGTGGTGCCTTCGGGACGAACCGGCCATTTCTTCGCGCGGTGCCCGAACGCCTCGCGCAGCCAGCGGCCGAACTGGTCGTCGCCGAGATTGGCGGCGATCTCGAAGTCGATGCCCAGCGCCTGCCAGGCAAGCGCGGTGTTGCCGGCCTGGCCGCCGACGCGCAAATCGTCATGATCGACGACGGTCTCGGTGCCGGC
This region of Mesorhizobium sp. M2A.F.Ca.ET.046.03.2.1 genomic DNA includes:
- a CDS encoding circularly permuted type 2 ATP-grasp protein encodes the protein MAKGNQKRAGGRPRAQSLLERYRPIEGVVDEMVDASGSPRPAWRSFIDALDVLGAERLGQRFARADQYLRDAGVYYRVYDKAGANEREWPLAYVPLLIDEQEWAEISAGLVQRADLFEAILADIYGPNRLIEKGILPAGLIAASPEYLRPIASVRPASGHFLHMVAFELGRGPDGRWWVLGDRTQAPSGAGFALENRVATTRALSDIYGEMHVHRLAGFFRRFRDALNGMAKDSSGRVAILTPGPLNETYYEHAYIARYLGIMLLEGEDLTVSGGRLMVRTVSGLMPIGVLWRRLDAAFADPLELKPDSQIGTPGLVEAIRRGTVSAVNALGSGLMETRALLSFLPRIARELQADDLKLPNIATWWCGQESERAHVLANIDRMVVGPALSTRLAFEDDGATRLGSSLSAGERAELVARIEADGAGFVGQEAVTLSTTPVFVGGLLEPRPASLRVYLARTPEGWTVMPGGFARVGFSLDPTAIAMQRGGQAADVWVVSDRPVERETLLPQEHESFTRSMPGSLPSRAAENLTWLGRYIERSEDTLRVLRAYHVRLAETSDPDMPLLADIRDYLEPYGIDVGTAIPPGLIGTLDSAVYSAGQIRDRFSPDGWLALKDLSKTVHKFAETVAPGDDATRAMTVMLRKLAGFSGLLHENMYRFTGWRFLEIGRRLERGIQIARTLSRLTRKGAPEGALDMMLEIGDSVMTHRRQYPVQAGRRTVIDLLALDPLNPRSVLFQLERLKTEIGMLPSVGGEGHMSTAAKEILQLNTAIAVREPSDMTADVLDDLATEIGNLYNSLAKAYFG
- a CDS encoding transglutaminase family protein gives rise to the protein MLYDIRLHLSYDYDAAAGGSRHQVRVLPPTIAGVQRVVVASLSFVPNPSERTDFFDFFGNNVTAIAFRDVHDGLDIKMSARVSVSRPEPGLDVSPDLQQLKEELGSVRSLSPSAPHHFLAASDHVGVDAAITAYARESLAGSTVATAADLCNRIHRDFTYDGKATTVQTRAGDAFALKRGVCQDFSHIMIAGLRGLGIPAGYVSGFLRTIPPKGKPRLEGADAMHAWVKVWCGRDAGWQEFDPTNGMRASNDHITVGYGRDYSDVAPIVGVLKTTGGQVGEQAVDVIPVAMEKV
- a CDS encoding glycosyltransferase family A protein is translated as MRRQGLEEVSVIIAAHNAAQTIARTLASLVSEKEVIGEVLVVDDCSSDATAAVATETALRFALPMRVIKSSCRDAGGSRNLALEQARCPWVYMIDADDLIWKAACVHCWPRPPRPNPRPTWRSAPSVGGPTARSGRPRCRASTQPAGLPMPAPISMGGYGRLQSAARWCRGGSLAKRDSRLGLPMTRTRCFGRASSPRHRLPS
- a CDS encoding DNA topoisomerase IB encodes the protein MVQHLQASSDRSARAEETQRSGASSLAGSTSLNYVTDADPGIRRLRKGAGFSYLGPDGRAVDETTLARIKAIVIPPAWTDVWISPDPDGHIQATGRDQRGRKQYRYHSQWTEERDGVKYSSLVAFAESLPALRRQIDADLRRRGLPLERVVASVVWLLDNTMIRIGNAAYARDNKSFGLTTLRDRHVEINGSSLRFAFKGKSGKEWKLKLVDRRIAKVVRGAQDLPGQKLFQYLGEDGDLRPVRSEDVNRYIREASGAEFSSKHFRTWGGTIHAASLFAGTELPESKTQQNRVINSVVDKVAERLGNTRAVCRKCYIHPLVFEAWTEGRLLDEMAEANKRKRLIQGLDEEETLVLRWLQAHGA
- a CDS encoding YciI family protein, coding for MLYAILCYASEDVVCSWSKEQDDEVMAKILDVQDKYAKAGRLGPVARLLPTTAATTLRKVKGEAVVLDGPFAETKEQFLGFYTLECRDLDEAVEFARELSEVNPSGGSYEIRPVSVFNPTKVAV
- a CDS encoding RNA polymerase sigma factor, producing MTDLAWISTAISNARPQAMGALLRYFRDLDAAEEAFQDACLRALKNWPKNGPPRDPAAWLIFVGRNSGIDAVRKRAKQAPMPEEDQITDLEDAEGDMAERLDGAHYRDDILRLLFICCHPDLPATQQIAVALRIVSGLTVKQIARAFLVGESAMEQRITRAKARIADAGVPFETPGAVERSERLAAVAAMVYLIFNEGYSSNGGEAPARAPLCEEAIRLARLLLRLFQAEPEIMGLTALLLLQHARAPARFDEHGEIVLLEDQDRSLWSRKMIDEGLALVDKALRHRKPGPYQVQAAIAALHARAATAEDTDWTEIDLLYGLLEQMQPSPVVTLNRAVAVSKVRGPEAALAMIEPLEDRLSGYFHFFGLRGGLLMQLDRNEEARIAFDRAIALANTAAEAAHIRMHIDRLIKESSERTPAKKAH
- a CDS encoding aldehyde dehydrogenase family protein, coding for MTLAKETASLLEKLGVTKDALSGGDLVVRSPVTGEQIAALKQISAADAGKAIDAAHKAFQAWRLVPGPKRGELVRLLGEELRAHKDELGRLVSIEVGKIPSEGLGEVQEMIDICDFAVGLSRQLYGLTIATERPGHRMMETWHPLGVVGVISAFNFPVAVWSWNAALAFVCGDAVAWKPSEKTPLTALACEAIFKRAAKRFGADAPAGLLQVLIGDRVAGEVLVDHPKVPLVSATGSTRMGREVGPRLAKRFARAVLELGGNNAGIVTPTADLDMALRAIAFGAMGTAGQRCTTLRRLFVHDSVYDALLPRLKKAYQSVSVGNPLEGKALVGPLIDKAAFDNMQKALKEAEAHGGKVTGGARVENGHPDAYYVHPALVEMPSQVSPVTEETFAPILYVMKYSDFDEALELHNAVGAGLSSSIFTRDLQESERFLGVDGSDCGIANVNIGTSGAEIGGAFGGEKETGGGRESGSDAWKAYMRRATNTVNFSKALPLAQGVSFDID
- a CDS encoding ABC transporter ATP-binding protein codes for the protein MSALEISDVRKSYGSVETLKGIDIALENGEFLVLLGSSGCGKSTLLNIIAGLAEATSGDVLIGGRSVLGVHPKNRDIAMVFQSYALYPNLTVSRNIGFGLEMRKVPATERDKAVRETAKLLQIETLLDRKPGQLSGGQRQRVAIGRALVRKPQVFLFDEPLSNLDAKLRLEMRTELKRLHEMLKTTVVYVTHDQIEAMTLATRIAVMRDGRIEQLGPPEEIYNEPATVYVAGFVGAPAMNMLEATLEDGKLVIVGTDARLALPARYAGAVRNGASVVVGIRPEALGLGPGSSADLSLPVEIEVVELTGPEQVTTAGVGSQKLTATLPPQARLAKGQPCAFVFDPDALRLFDPATGQAF